One genomic window of Quercus robur chromosome 6, dhQueRobu3.1, whole genome shotgun sequence includes the following:
- the LOC126733381 gene encoding putative disease resistance protein RGA4, which translates to MAEGVLFDVAKEIIGMAGKLALQEVALIWGVKDEIKKLKETVSTISAVLLDAEAKKHNNEVKLWLQRLKEAMFDADDLLDEISTEALRREVMTRDKKAKEVRIFFSKTNQLAYGVRMGHKVKEMRERLVAIAADRQFPLEERCEERNESRRQTHYFVSAEDVIGREKDKKAIIGSLLDPDVEENVSVLPIVGIGGLGKTTVAQLVFNDKELKDHFEPKVWVCVSENFDVKIIVQKILECVKNVKPAKDLEMNTLVNDIHKEINGKRYLIVLDDVWNEDCEKWFSLKKILMGGARGSRIVMTTRSQKVAKISQPSQPHVLQGLDEQHAWSLFKKMAFEEGEEPKEVSFVNIGKDILKMCVGVPLAIRTIGGLLYFKKSEREWLSFKDNELSKIPQNENDILPTLKLSYDYLPSHLKHCFAYCSLFPKDYKIKKESLIYMWMAQGFIKLYNEKQCLEDVGHEYFMDLLWRSFFQDVKEDELGNISTFKMHDLMHDMAIQVIGSESTTIYSKEKDIDNKNRHVSFVDTLNSSSEIPISLYKARRIRTFLWPCETTYWDCSTFSEIIASFKFIRLLDLHKMGIKTIPSSIKKLKHLRYLDLSRNEDIEMLPNSIVKLYNLQTLKLSRCSKLKELPRDINKLVNLRFLEIDGCFGLTHMPNGLGQLTNLQTLSRFVMSKGRIDSVPKSNGGLKDLERLNELRGNLSIENLKQIKDATLEYKAANLKEKQRLDRLDLNWVEEDTDETGVVCDMSVVEALQPHINLKALRLIRYGGVIFPHWLVTLTNLVRYELYSCNKCEYLPPLDQLPSLKFIYLDRLDCLEHISDSERDYSDSLFYPSLKKLDILNCPNLKGWWRGRRDSLPSFPLLSDLDIRGCPQLTSFPLFPYLERLNLWHCSLKQSLERMMINNKTSSGNLPSIASSSSSTIVAPLSKLSYMQIEEALPEECLPNLISLRTLILDNCPLPQGMRYLTALQDLNVWKSEVVDLSNDWDEMEWQGLTTLLSLEFYNLPKLVSLPTGLQYVSSLQKLQIWNCPSLIAIPEWICKLISLQLLVIWECPNLESLPEGIGALTSLQALQIWDCPKLESLPEGIGALTSLQILEIGECPILLKRCEKQIGEDWHKISHIPNLKC; encoded by the coding sequence ATGGCGGAAGGAGTTCTGTTCGACGTTGCTAAGGAAATCATTGGGATGGCGGGCAAGCTCGCACTGCAAGAGGTTGCGCTCATCTGGGGTGTCAAAGACGAGATCAAAAAACTCAAGGAGACAGTTTCCACAATCAGTGCTGTGCTTTTGGATGCAGAGGCGAAGAAACACAACAATGAAGTCAAACTGTGGCTGCAAAGGCTTAAGGAGGCCATGTTTGATGCGGATGACTTGCTGGATGAAATCTCCACTGAGGCCTTGCGACGGGAAGTGATGACCCGGGACAAGAAGGCCAAAGAGGTACGCATCTTCTTTTCCAAAACTAACCAGCTTGCATATGGTGTTAGAATGGGCCATAAGGTTAAGGAGATGAGGGAGAGGCTAGTTGCTATAGCTGCGGACAGGCAGTTTCCCTTGGAAGAACGTTGTGAGGAGAGGAATGAGTCAAGACGGCAGACTCATTACTTTGTAAGTGCTGAAGATGTTATTGGGAGGGAGAAGGATAAGAAGGCCATCATTGGATCTCTGTTGGATCCCGATGTTGAGGAGAATGTTTCTGTCCTTCCGATAGTTGGTATCGGAGGACTAGGAAAGACCACAGTTGCTCAACTTGTCTTCAATGATAAAGAACTCAAAGACCATTTTGAGCCAAAAGTGTGGGTGTGTGTCTCTGAGAATTTTGATGTGAAAATAATTGTTCAGAAAATCTTGGAGTGTGTAAAAAATGTGAAACCAGCAAAAGACCTTGAAATGAACACATTAGTCAATGATATTCATAAAGAAATTAATGGAAAAAGATACTTGATTGTGTTGGATGATGTGTGGAATGAGGATTGTGAAAAATGGTTTAGcttgaaaaaaattttgatgggtGGTGCAAGAGGCAGTAGAATAGTAATGACTACACGTAGTCAAAAAGTGGCTAAGATTTCACAACCTAGTCAACCACATGTGTTACAGGGTTTAGATGAACAACATGCTTGGTCTTTATTTAAGAAGATGGCGTTTGAAGAGGGGGAAGAACCGAAGGAAGTAAGTTTTGTAAATATTGGGAaggatattttaaaaatgtgtgTAGGGGTTCCGCTTGCAATTAGAACCATAGGAGGTTTATTGTactttaaaaaatctgaaagagAGTGGTTATCATTCAAAGACAATGAACTTTCGAAAATACCTCAGAatgaaaatgacattttaccaacACTAAAGTTGAGTTACGATTATCTCCCATCACACTTGAAGCATTGCTTTGCTTATTGTAGTCTATTTCCAAAGGATTATAAGATTAAAAAGGAAAGTTTGATTTATATGTGGATGGCACAAGGATTCATTAAATTGTATAACGAAAAGCAATGTCTAGAAGATGTTGGGCATGAGTATTTTATGGATTTGCTTTGGAGATCATTCTTTCAAGATGTTAAAGAAGATGAACTTGGCAATATATCAACATTCAAAATGCATGATCTCATGCATGATATGGCAATACAAGTAATAGGATCAGAGAGCACCACCatttattcaaaagagaaagacATTGACAATAAAAATCGTCATGTGTCTTTTGTAGATACGTTGAACTCATCATCAGAAATTCCCATCTCATTATATAAAGCAAGAAGGATAAGAACATTTCTTTGGCCATGTGAAACAACGTATTGGGACTGTTCAACTTTCAGTGAAATTATTGCAAGTTTTAAGTTCATACGCTTGTTGGATTTGCATAAAATGGGGATTAAAACAATTCCAAGTTCTATCAAAAAGTTGAAGCATCTAAGATATCTTGATCTTTCTAGGAATGAAGACATTGAGATGCTTCCTAATTCTATTGTCAAGTTGTACAATTTGCAAACACTTAAACTCTCTCGGTGTTCTAAACTTAAAGAATTGCCAAGAGATATTAACAAATTAGTCAACCTCAGGTTTCTTGAGATTGATGGGTGTTTTGGTTTGACTCATATGCCAAATGGACTGGGCCAATTGACTAATCTACAAACATTGTCAAGATTTGTGATGAGTAAAGGTAGGATTGATTCAGTGCCTAAGAGTAACGGTGGATTGAAGGATCTTGAGAGGCTAAATGAGCTAAGAGGAAATCTGTCAATTGAAAAtctcaaacaaataaaagatgcCACATTAGAGTATAAGGCTGcaaatttgaaagagaaacaAAGGCTTGATAGGTTGGACTTAAATTGGGTAGAAGAAGACACTGATGAGACGGGTGTTGTTTGTGACATGTCAGTAGTGGAAGCCTTGCAACCGCATATAAATCTCAAAGCATTGAGATTAATTAGGTACGGGGGAGTGATATTTCCACATTGGCTTGTGACGCTCACAAATCTTGTCCGATATGAATTATATTCTTGTAATAAATGCGAGTATCTTCCACCGTTGGACCAATTGCCTTctctcaaatttatttatttggacaGATTGGATTGTTTAGAGCACATATCAGATTCAGAGAGAGATTACAGTGATTCTTTATTCTACCCATCTTTGAAGAAACTCGATATTTTGAATTGCCCTAATTTAAAGGGATGGTGGCGGGGAAGGAGGGATTCTCTTCCTTCATTTCCTCTTCTTTCTGATTTAGACATTAGGGGTTGCCCTCAGCTGACTTCCTTTCCTTTGTTTCCATATCTCGAAAGATTGAACCTATGGCATTGTAGCTTGAAGCAGTCATTAGAGAGGATGATGATAAACAACAAGACTTCTTCAGGGAATCTACCATcaattgcttcttcttcttcttctacaatTGTTGCCCCTCTCTCCAAATTAAGTTACATGCAAATAGAAGAAGCTTTGCCGGAGGAGTGCCTACCAAATCTCATTTCTCTCCGTACTCTAATTCTAGACAACTGTCCTCTTCCTCAAGGCATGCGATATCTTACGGCACTTCAAGATCTGAATGTTTGGAAGTCTGAGGTGGTTGATTTATCCAATGATTGGGATGAGATGGAATGGCAAGGACTTACGACCCTTCTCTCTTTGGAATTCTATAATCTTCCGAAGTTGGTCTCTCTCCCAACAGGGCTTCAATATGTCAGCTCTCTACAAAAACTCCAAATTTGGAATTGCCCTAGTTTGATAGCTATACCTGAGTGGATCTGCAAACTTATATCTCTTCAATTACTTGTAATTTGGGAGTGCCCAAATTTGGAATCATTGCCAGAAGGAATCGGTGCCCTTACCTCTTTGCAAGCACTACAAATTTGGGATTGCCCTAAATTGGAATCATTGCCAGAAGGAATCGGTGCCCTTACCTCTTTGCAAATATTAGAAATTGGAGAATGTCCCATCTTACTGAAAAGATGCGAGAAGCAAATCGGGGAAGATTGGCATAAAATTTCTCACATTCCCAATTTGAAATGTTAA
- the LOC126733385 gene encoding probable aldo-keto reductase 2 — translation MGGRVERIKLGSQGLEVSAQGLGCMGMSAFYGPPKPDEDMISLIHHAIHTGVTFLDTSDIYGPFTNEILLGKALKGGVREKVELATKFGISFADGKREIRGDPAYVRAACEASLKRLNIDCIDLYYQHRVDTRVPIEVTIGELKKLVEEGKMKYIGLSEASASTIRRAHAVHPITAVQLEWSLWSRDVEEEIIPTCRELGIGIVAYSPLGRGFFSSGSKVLENLTDDDFRKFLPRFQPENLEHNKTIFERVNEMAARKGCTPSQLALAWVHHQGKDVCPIPGTTKIENFNQNIGALSVKLTPEEMVELESFAAEDVVKGDRYMNEFATWKDSETPPLSSWKAT, via the exons ATGGGTGGAAGAGTAGAGAGAATAAAGCTGGGTTCACAGGGACTGGAGGTGTCTGCACAAGGTTTAGGGTGCATGGGAATGTCCGCTTTCTATGGTCCTCCAAAGCCTGATGAAGACATGATCTCTCTCATCCATCATGCAATCCACACTGGTGTCACCTTCCTCGACACCTCCGACATCTATGGCCCCTTCACCAATGAAATCCTCCTTGGAAAG GCTTTGAAGGGAGGGGTAAGAGAGAAGGTGGAATTGGCAACAAAGTTTGGTATTAGCTTTGCGGATGGGAAGAGGGAAATCCGTGGCGATCCAGCGTATGTGAGAGCAGCTTGTGAGGCCAGTTTGAAGCGCCTCAATATTGATTGTATTGATCTCTACTATCAGCATCGTGTTGACACCCGCGTTCCCATTGAAGTCACG ATTGGAGAACTCAAGAAACTAGTTGAAGAGGGTAAAATGAAGTATATAGGTCTATCTGAGGCCTCTGCTTCTACAATCAGAAGGGCACATGCAGTTCATCCCATAACTGCTGTGCAGCTAGAGTGGTCTTTGTGGTCTAGAGATGTGGAGGAAGAAATAATTCCTACTTGCAG GGAACTAGGGATTGGGATTGTGGCATACAGTCCTCTAGGACGAGGGTTCTTTTCGTCTGGGTCTAAGGTTCTTGAAAATCTGACGGACGATGATTTCCGAAAG TTCCTACCCAGGTTCCAACCTGAAAATCTGGAGCATAACAAAACCATATTTGAGCGTGTTAATGAAATGGCAGCAAGGAAGGGATGCACCCCATCACAGCTAGCACTGGCTTGGGTTCATCACCAAGGAAAGGATGTGTGTCCCATACCTGGAACCACCAAGATTGAAAACTTTAACCAAAACATTGGAGCTCTGTCTGTGAAATTGACACCAGAAGAAATGGTTGAACTTGAATCATTTGCTGCTGAGGATGTCGTGAAGGGTGACAGATATATGAATGAGTTTGCAACTTGGAAGGATTCTGAAACCCCACCACTTTCTTCATGGAAAGCTACATAA